AACGCCCAAAAAACGTTGACACCCTCGAACGCTCGAATCAGGAGAAGATGAAACTGAGGAAGAAGCGGACTCCGGAAACAAGAATCAGAAGTAATGAGAGAGTCAACGTTCAGACATCTCAGGAAAAAGAATTCCAAACGATTCATAGGAACTTAGTCTTTTTTGTTAAATCACTTCACTTTCGAGAAGCATCCTAAGATTGAACTAGCcattcaatattaaattggcGAGTGGCGAAACGAAGTTCGCGATTAGAATCGTTTAAACGCGAACCGAACATTTTTTGGTCCTTCGAGCAGATTCTGCGATCTGTGGAAGTGTAGTGCGTATATACAGGATACGCGATCTGTTAAAGTGTAGTGCGCATGAAAACTTCAATCGCTCGAGTAGATCCGATTATCATCGTACAAACCACCAGAGGAATTCTGAACCATCCGAATCAAGGTTCGACGCTGGAAATTCTGTTTGGACGCTAAGCTACCGATCTTGGAGCCTGCATCATCATCGTCAACGGCAAAGCACGGTCGAAAAGCGATTCCTGCAACCCAGATCCAATCAAGGTAGGCTCGTTATTGATCTGCCAATCAGATTTTTTCCTTAGTCCGATGATTTCCTCACTCGaaacctttttcttttttttgtaaACAATGGCGAATGCAAACGTACAAGATCGTCGTCAGAGTCTCGATGGTCGCCTCCAACCACGCGGAAATTCAAATAGGCATACGTTACAAACACTGCGTCGAATTGTAAGATATGCAACACCGGGTCGCACGCTGCATATCAATGCTCGAAATTTCTTGATGACGATCGAGAATGGAATAAAGATGGCTAAGGGGGATAAAATCTGCATGAATTACCTTCAAATAGACCACGCGACCGAAGATTGTCGTGCCGGGGGATGTCGAGTTTGTAACGATCAACATAACACAAAACTTCCTCGCGATGTTGCACCCCGAGAAGGTGCACCGCTAGAAGCTGCACGGAAAACCTGACTAACTCCATCGAGTCTAGGACAGCCAACATCACGACGACGACGCATTTCTATTGTTTCAAACAGACAAACAAAAGCAGTATTAGCAACCGCGATCATTCATGTTTTTAATAATGACCGACGACCGATTCATTGTCGTACATTAATCGATACATGCTCCAACGCCAATTTTATATCTGAAAACCTTGCGAGGGAATTACGTTTGCCATCGACTCGAACATCCGTGGGGATTCAAGGTCTCAACAATTCAAACACAAAAGCCGATAAACTTATCAACGCTACCATAAAATCTCGTTTAACCAACTACAAACGTACATTAACATTTCTTGtaattcctcaaatatcaagCTTCACACCGGACAACCAAATAGATTGATTGAGACTTCAAATACCACCGAACATAAAATTAGCCGTTCCACATTTTCAGCAACCGAGCAGAATCGACATGTAAATTGGCGCGGGACCAGCATTATCTTGTCTTAGCGTAGGACAACTGGATTTATCTAATCGAAGCGACCGCGATTTGATCCTACAAAAAACGCAATTCGGTTGGATTATTGGAGGGAATGTCCCAGATACCACCTCAAACAGAACGCGGAAAACATTTATAGCGAGTCTAAATTTTGATCTGCAGCGATTCTGGGAAGTGGAAGAAGGGCCCCACGTGCAACACCACTCATCCGGAGAACGCGAGTGCGAAGGGCATTTCTTGAAGAATGTTCAACGTGAGAATTCCGGGCGATACGTAGTCGCGTTGCCTTTCAATGAAAAGAGGGACCAGTTAGGGGAATCTCGTTCGCGTGCCCTGAATCGGTTTTTTTTACTTGAACCAAAATTGAATCGCAACCCGGAGTTAAAGACACAATATACCGCTGTCATGGGCGAATATCTCGCACTTGAGCACGTGACGCAGGTAGACACCTTCGACGCGCCGGGTTTCTATTTGTCGCATCACGCTGTCATAAAACTCTCAAGTACGACTGCGAAACTCCGCGTAGTTTTCAACGGTTCGGCCAAAACAGGTAGCGGATTATCATTGAACGACGCGCTAATGGTAGGCCCTACAATCCAGGACGATTTATTTACGCTGCGCTTGCGCTTTATGATGTACGCATTCGTAATCACCGGGGATATCGAGAAGATTTATTGCCAGTTCCTCGTACGACCGGAGGATCGCGCATATCGGCATATATCATGGAGGGATGACAGTGGAAATTTAAAAACATTTGAATTAAATGTAGTCACGTTCGGACTCTCCTCAGCCCCTTATCTGGCGATAAGATGTCTTCATCAGCTCGCGAATGATGAGCAAGAGAAATTTCCAGACGCAGCAGCGATCGTCAAGCGGGATTTATATGTTGATGATCTTCTTACTAGTGTCGAGACCTTAGAAGAGGCTCGACATATTCAAACACAGATATGCGAATTGCTAAGAAGAGGAGGACTCAACATCCGACAATGGGCTACAAATGATCCAAACCTTCTTGCAGGAATTAACAAAGATCAAATCCATCCGAAGATCTTTGATGATACCGCTGTAATGAAAACGTTGGGGTTATTCTGGGATGCGCGAAACGATACCATTAGATACACTGTCGAACTTCCAGTCTTGAACGAGGTCAGCAAGCGGTCAGTTTTATCGACTATTGCCAAAATCTTCGATCCATTAGGAGTACTCAGACCTGTTACGATCGTCGCCAAACTCATATTGCAACGTCTTTCGCAATTGAAAGTCGATTGGAATGAGTCGCTTCCCGCCAACGTCCACACCGAGTGGACCACTTATGCGGCTCAATTGCAAATGCTTAACAACATCGAATTCACTCGTCACGTATCTTTAAGGGACTCCAACGGACAACCGACAAATTCGGTTTTATCAAGACGCGCCTCCTTTGTGCAAAATCTCGCGTCGCGCCTTTAAAGAGCATCACTCTCGCTCGCTTAGAATTATGTGGTACTGTTCTGTTAGCATCGTTGTATACTACCGTCCGAAGAGCCATCATCCAAAACATTCACGAAGTATATCTTTATACCGATTCGACAACAGTACTAAACTgaatcaacaaacaaccctgcaTGTTAAAAACATTTGCAGCTAATCGCATGGCCGAAATACAGGGAAAGAGCAATACCACGTTCTGGCGCCACATTAAATCAGAAGACAACCCCGCTGATTTAATTTCTCGAGGAGTGACACGAACTACCATATGAAAGAAAAAGTTCACGTGTCTCGCAACCTCAAACGTTCGGAGCGACGAGATATTCGTTCGATATTCCTGTATTAAAAAACTCACCCGCATCGTGGCCTATTGTCTTCGGTTTCGTCCAAATCGACGCATCTCTGGACCATTAACTGTTGAAGAGATTCGAGATGCCAACCTCAGAATCGTTAAACTTGTACAGTACAGGACATTCCAACAATATATTCAGAATCTCAAAACTGGCAAGCTCCATCCAAAGAGCAAACTTCGTTCTATCCACCCTTTACTGGATGAAAAGGGAGTTTTATGTGTGGGAGGTCGATTACAAAACTCTTATTTGGCGTTTGCACAAAAACATCCCATTGTATTACCAAAGGGAAACCATATGATTCTGTAAGTAGGTTGGCTAGAGCTATGGTGTCAGTTCTATATTCTTTTGCAATGTCACTTATATTGGATTTACTTTGTGTTTCAAATATAAATCTTACAAAATTTTCAAAGGTCAGCGGGTACTTTTGAGCATTCAATATAATGTTATTTTTAGCAGGTAGTAATTTTTTTCAATATCGCCGATGGAAAATGATTTGTTTTCGTCCAAGCACTTCTTAACTTTttttggtttttatggctattttaATTTTCTCTTCTTTATCTTTATTacctgtatttatatttcatgtaTTTATTATCTCGAGGAAGCTTATGGATGATGTTGCAATGAACAGTGATTTTTTCGTCTTAGTGGGAGGTGGCATACCATATCTAGCTTTTTTTCTTCTTCGTCCATTTATGAAATATCTATCTGACTCACATGATCATTTACTGCTATCTGAGGAACGCTATCCTGGTGGTTCCTAAATGTTGGTTTCGCTGTTCTTACAATGTTTTGCTATATGTCCCTTTTCCTTGCAGAAGAAGCATGATACTTCCTCCGTTGAGAAGTAGATCCAATACACTGTATTAtcaaaatttatttgaaaaatatttggtAGCTCATCAACGTGTTCCAGTTGCATGTAAATTTACTTGCGGAAGATGAGTACATGAGCATATTCTAACGCTTATAGTCTGTGAGGTgggttttatatttaattttagcaATTCCTCTTCTATAATGGAATTAGGAATAATTGGGCAAACATTGGATACTATGATGCGTCCTGATTTGGATATTATCGGTTGTATTTCTAAGGTATGCGGTTCGATGTTTACCTTAGTGCGATTACTAGTAAGCTTGTCAGCTATCTCCCTTGTGctcatatacatatacagggtgtcccaaaaatgttggagttccttaaaaggggtgatttgggggatgatttgaaacaactttttccttagcgaaaatgttcttcgaggcttcgttaacgagatattaacagaaaaccccgaccaatcagcgCGCGAGTATGCCGTTGGAGCGCCCGCGGTACAGTAGGCTACGCGCTATGCGGCCGCGCTCGTACGCGAACAAGCGAGTCAGCAGCAGTGGTAGGAAATCGTGAACTTCGGAGTCGATTATCTCGGAAACGGTGCGAGATATCGAAAAATGTTACTCATGCTTTTTTACTTGTTATGGGTAAAGGAGTCGAAAAGGAAAAGTGGCACTTTTCGATATCTCGCTCCGTTGGAGAGATATCGTCGACAAGAAGTCATAGCCtgcgttaaatttaaaaaatgctgattaccgacaaattgaataaaactcacccttttggtaattcctttccttcctttttagAAACCTGTGCCGCTAGGTCACTGTGCCGAGCCGGAACATCTGCGGACGTAATGGTTGTATGGTAGGTCAGCGCCCTGTGCacagctgatcgcaggtatacgcAACCATCCGAAATAAAGGGTCGCGACGTCAAGTGTATCCGTGTTATTGCTGTATCGAAGATGTATTCACTTCACTGCACGACCACCAACAATAATCAAGTGATACAATcactgaatttatttttaatggaaCTTGTTGTTCCTATGTTGTAAAAAGAATTGGTGGCCCCGAAAGGGGCCGATTGTTGCTAATTCAGTAAATGTTCGACGTAACCGCCGCCAGTTTGTATGCACGTTTCTGCtcgcctgacaatgctccgCTGATTGCCCTCCAACATAGCAGGTGTCAGTTTTGTCAGCGCACCGTGCATTCGTGCTACTGCCTCTTCTGGCGACTCCAGCGGTTGACAGTACACCTCAGTCTAAAATGATTGTTGTTGAAACGTAAGTAAAGACACAATACCTATGACAAAAATAAGTAAGcaataacagcaataatctaATTACCTTCAGGAACCCCCAGAAGCTAAAATCGAGCGGGTTCATATCCGGTGATCACGGGGGCCACGGAACAGAACCGCTGCGGCCAATCCACCTGCCCGGGAAAGTGTCATTTAAATAGGTGCGGTCATCCGCGGCGTGATGAGCTGGAGCTCCGTCGTGTTGGTAGAACATGTTCTGCCGGATCTCGTATGGAATGTCGTCCAGGAGTTCCGGCAGAACATGTTCTAAAAAAACTCTGTACGCTGGACCGTCTAACCTATTTGGTAAAATGTATGGTCCAACTATAAAGTTGCCGCAAA
The sequence above is a segment of the Calliopsis andreniformis isolate RMS-2024a chromosome 3, iyCalAndr_principal, whole genome shotgun sequence genome. Coding sequences within it:
- the LOC143188915 gene encoding uncharacterized protein LOC143188915, with protein sequence MGEYLALEHVTQVDTFDAPGFYLSHHAVIKLSSTTAKLRVVFNGSAKTGSGLSLNDALMVGPTIQDDLFTLRLRFMMYAFVITGDIEKIYCQFLVRPEDRAYRHISWRDDSGNLKTFELNVVTFGLSSAPYLAIRCLHQLANDEQEKFPDAAAIVKRDLYVDDLLTSVETLEEARHIQTQICELLRRGGLNIRQWATNDPNLLAGINKDQIHPKIFDDTAVMKTLGLFWDARNDTIRYTVELPVLNEVSKRSVLSTIAKIFDPLGVLRPVTIVAKLILQRLSQLKVDWNESLPANVHTEWTTYAAQLQMLNNIEFTRHVSLRDSNGQPTNSVLSRRASFVQNLASRL